The Euphorbia lathyris chromosome 3, ddEupLath1.1, whole genome shotgun sequence genome contains a region encoding:
- the LOC136223854 gene encoding pentatricopeptide repeat-containing protein At5g06540-like — MSSLVSQTLKLKNPKLLLLQNCSSFSDLKIIHAHMIRTHTIFDVFVASRLITLSIDNNLLDYALQVFHQIPNPNLFLFNAFIRGYSGSKNPDQSFHFYIQSQRRRGIFPDNLTYPFVIKACAQLQSLHMGIQAHTQVIKHGFDDDVYVQNSLVHMYATVGDIDSASFIFKSMSSLDVVSWTSMVAGYNKSGDVDSARKLFDKMPEKNLVTWSIMISGYARNNLFEKAIQLYHVLRSEGIRANETVMVSVISSCAHLGAIEEGEKAYDYIRRNKITVNLILGTALVDMYARCGSMDKALRVFEVLPERDALSWTALIAGFAMHGHAEQALKYFSEMMMMNSGVTPRDITFTAVLSACSHRGLVERGMEIFESMKRDYGIEPRLEHYGCVVDLLGRAGKLAEAEKFVLEMPVKPNAPIWGALLGACRTYKNAEIAERVGKILIELLPEHSGYYVLLSNVYALTNKWENVESMRHMMKQRGVKKHPGYTLIEIDGKVHRFTIGDKTHPEIEKIERMWEEILRKIKPAGYTVSTADALFDIDQEEKENAIHRHSEKLAIAYGIMKTKAHLSIRIVKNLRVCEDCHTATKLISKVYERELIVRDRNRFHHFKGGICSCADYW; from the coding sequence ATGAGCAGCTTGGTTTCACAAACTCTAAAGctaaaaaatccaaaacttTTGCTTCTACAGAATTGCTCCTCCTTTTCTGACCTTAAAATCATCCATGCCCATATGATAAGAACCCATACAATCTTCGATGTATTTGTAGCTAGTCGTTTAATTACCTTGAGCATTGACAATAACTTACTAGATTACGCTTTACAGGTTTTTCACCAAATTCCAAACCCTAATCTCTTCCTTTTCAATGCATTTATCAGGGGTTATTCTGGAAGCAAAAACCCAGATCAATCTTTTCATTTTTACATACAATCACAACGGCGGCGAGGTATATTTCCTGATAATCTTACTTATCCATTTGTAATCAAGGCGTGTGCTCAATTACAATCTTTGCATATGGGAATTCAAGCTCATACTCAAGTAATTAAGCATGGATTTGATGATGATGTCTATGTGCAAAACTCACTTGTTCATATGTATGCTACTGTTGGGGATATAGACTCTGctagttttatctttaaatcAATGTCAAGTTTGGATGTTGTTTCCTGGACTTCAATGGTAGCTGGCTATAATAAATCAGGGGATGTTGATTCTGCGCGCAagctgtttgataaaatgcctGAGAAGAACTTGGTCACATGGAGTATAATGATCAGCGGTTATGCGAGGAATAATTTGTTTGAAAAGGCGATACAATTGTATCATGTTCTTCGATCGGAGGGTATTCGAGCAAATGAGACAGTGATGGTTAGTGTGATATCTTCATGTGCTCATTTAGGTGCCATTGAAGAGGGAGAAAAAGCGTATGATTATATTAGGAGGAATAAGATCACTGTTAATTTGATACTTGGTACAGCTTTAGTAGATATGTATGCAAGATGTGGAAGTATGGATAAAGCTCTTCGGGTTTTCGAGGTGCTTCCGGAGAGAGATGCACTAAGCTGGACAGCTCTTATTGCTGGATTTGCAATGCATGGTCATGCGGAGCAAGCGCTGAAATACTTCTCggaaatgatgatgatgaactCAGGGGTAACACCAAGAGACATAACGTTTACTGCTGTTTTATCTGCGTGTAGTCACCGCGGATTGGTGGAAAGAGGGATGGAGATATTCGAAAGCATGAAACGAGATTACGGAATTGAGCCTAGGTTGGAACATTATGGATGTGTCGTTGATCTGCTTGGCCGTGCAGGGAAGTTAGCAGAAGCAGAGAAGTTTGTCCTTGAAATGCCGGTGAAGCCTAATGCACCAATCTGGGGAGCGTTACTCGGAGCTTGTCGAACGTACAAAAATGCAGAAATAGCAGAAAGAGTGGGGAAGATTTTAATAGAGTTACTGCCAGAACACAGTGGCTACTACGTGCTGCTTTCGAATGTTTATGCACTCACGAACAAGTGGGAAAACGTCGAAAGCATGAGACATATGATGAAGCAAAGAGGAGTAAAGAAACATCCTGGATATACCCTGATTGAAATAGATGGGAAAGTTCATAGATTTACCATAGGAGACAAAACTCACCCGGAAATTGAGAAGATCGAACGGATGTGGGAAGAGATTCTTAGGAAGATAAAACCGGCTGGATATACAGTAAGTACTGCTGATGCATTGTTTGACATAGACcaagaggaaaaagaaaatgCAATCCATAGACACAGTGAAAAACTTGCTATAGCATATGGGATTATGAAGACGAAAGCTCATTTGAGTATTCGAATAGTGAAGAACTTGAGAGTATGTGAGGATTGCCATACAGCAACTAAACTGATTTCGAAGGTTTATGAACGGGAGTTGATTGTGAGAGACAGGAATAGGTTCCATCATTTTAAAGGGGGAATATGTTCTTGTGCAGATTACTGGTGA